The stretch of DNA GACGCGCCTGTTCGAAGACTCGCGCGGCGACATATGGGTCGCCTCTTTCGTCCCGGTGCGCGAATCGGTCACGCGATGGGAGCGGCGCACCGCGAGCTTTCATCGTTATTCGGAAGCCGACGGGCTGCGGCCCTTCGTCACCGTCCTCGCTTATTGCGAAGACGCGGCGGGCGACGTGTGGTTAGGTTTTCGCGAAGGCGGGCTGGCCAGATATAGGGATGGCCGCTTCACGCTACTGGGGCCGGACGAAGGTTTGTCGGCGGGCGCGATCAATGACATGTATGTTGATCCAACAGGTCGGCTCTGGGTGGCGGTCGGCCAGGGGGGGCTGTGCCGTATTGATGACCCGGCGGCGGACCACCCGCACCTTTTGACCTACACAAAAGCCGATGGGCTTGCGAGCAACATCGTTCAAAACGTCACGGGAGATTCGACGGGGCGCATTTACGTTCTCGGCATTCGGGGCATAGACCTGCTCGACCCGAAAACGGGCGGCATCAAACATTACTCCGCGACCGATGGACTGACGGGCGGGGAGTTCCGCGCGGCTTTTCGTGATCGAACGGGCGCGCTGTGGTTCGGGACTACCAAGGGGCTTTCGCGGCTCGTCCCTGAGCCTGAGCGAGCCACCTCTCCGCCGCCCGTCTTCATCAGCGGCCTGCGCGTTTCGGGCGAAGCCGTCTCGCTGTCTGAACTGGGCGAGACCGCCGTGACGGGCCTTGAGCTGGGGGCAGGTCAGAACAACATTCAGATAGATTTCTTCGCCCTCGCGTTCGGCGCGGGCGAGGCATTGAGTTATCAATACAAGCTCGAAGGCTCGAACGCGGATTGGACCCCGCACACCGCTCAACGTACTATAAATTACGCCAACCTTGCGCCGGGCGCGTACCGCTTCCTCGTGCGGGCCGTGAGCGCCGACGGCACCTTCAGCGAGTCGCCCGCCACGGTCGCCTTCAAAATATTGCCGCCCTTCTGGCGTCGGTGGTGGTTCATCGCGCTCGCGGTGTCGCTCGTCGCGTCGGTGGTCTTCGCCTTTGATCGTTACCGCGTCGCGCGATTGAGAGAGCTTGATGGCGCGCTCACCGAATCTCGGAAGCTGACCGAACAACTGACGACGCAGAGCGCGGAGCTTCGCAAGGCTAACCGCTCGCTCGCGCTCGAAGCCGCCGTGACCGGCATCATCTCGGAATCGGCCACCTTAAACGACGCCGCGCCGAGAATCCTTCAAGCGGTGTGCAGCCTTGCCGGATGGGACGCGGGCGAATTATGGGAGCTTGACCCGCAGACGCGGGCCTTGCGCTGCGTCGCCGGGTGGAACCGCGCGACGGATGGCGGCGCGGGCAGTGCGGATTCGCCCAACGCGTTCGGCTTCCCGGTACTCCTGGGCCATGAAGTCCTCGGCGTGCTCAAGCTGTTCACAACTGTCAAGCAGGAGCAGGACGCGGAGCTGCTCGAAATAATGTCAACCATCGGGAGTCACATCGGCCAACTGATAGACCGTAAGCGCGCGGAAGAAGCGTTGAGGAAAAGCCGCGAGGACCGGCTGGCCGAGCTTGAGCGGGTGCGTAAGCGAATAGCGACTGACCTGCACGACGACATCGGGTCGAGCCTGACGCAGATCACTATACTCAGCGAAGTCGCGCACCAGCAGGCGGGCCGGGGCGATAAGCGGAGCGTCGAGCCGCTCGCGCGCATCATCAAGGTGTCTAACGAATTGGTTGATGCCATGAGCGACATCGTCTGGGCGATCAACCCGAAGAAGGATCATCTGAGCGACCTCTTGCAGCGGATGAGGCGATTCGCCAGCGACATCTTCACCTCGCGCAACATAGCTTTCAGCTTTCAAGCCGCGCCGTCTGAAAATGATATAGAGCTGGGCGCGAATTTGCGGCGCGAGATATTCCTGGTGTTCAAAGAGAGCGTCAACAATGTAGTGAAGCATTCGGGCTGTTCGCGGGCCGAGGTCGAATTTCGCGTGGACGGCGAGTGGATCACGCTCAAGGTGAGCGACGACGGCAAAGGATTCGACGTGGCCATGGCCGCCGATGCCGGGGGAGACCGCGCGAGCCAGTGGAGAGGCGGCAACGGGATAATGAGCATGCGAAAGCGGGCCTCGGAGATGGGAGGCGAATTCAAGATCGTCTCCGGCAAAGGCGAAGGCACGACCTCCACCTTCAGTGTGCCTGTCAATCGCTGAACCCTTCAATAACCAAAAAATATTCGCCGCCCATGCGATGGCCGCGCGCCATGCTTGTTTCTTCTCTACTGAATCGCGAACTGAAAAAAGTCGAACATTGCTACCCGTGCGGGCGGTGACTCGAAAACCTGCTTGAAGTATCTTCAGCGCGTGGTGATCGAATGAGGGCGCGCAAGCGCGGAAAGAAGGTGCTTCGATGATTGTCACGAATAATACAGAGATGGTGGCGCTCGACGCCGAGTTGAGAAGCCCGCTCGTCGAAGAGTTCGAATCAAAGCTCGCGGGGCGCATCGTCGGCCAGGGGCGTGCCGTGCGGTCTCTCGCTTCGCTTTACCAGGTATTTCAGGCGGGGCTTGCCTCCCCCAACCGCCCGATAGGGACGATGTTGTTTTTGGGGCCGACCGGGTCGGGAAAGACCCGCGTCGCGGAAGCCGCCGCCGAAATACTTTTCGGCTCGCCGAGCGCGTTCGTAAAAATAGACTGCGCGGAGTTCCAGCACTCGCACGAGATCGCGAAACTGATCGGCTCGCCACCGGGCTATCTCGGCCACCGCGAGACCTCGCCCATGCTGACCGAACACAACCTGAGCCTTTACCACACGGAGCGCAACCCGTTCACGCTCGTGCTGTTTGACGAGATTGAAAAAGCTTCCGACGCGCTATGGAAGCTCCTGCTCGGCATACTCGACAGGGCCACGCTCACCTTAGGCGACAACCGCCGCGTGGACTTTTCGCAGACCATAATCATCATGACTTCCAACCTCGGCGCGAAGCAGATGGGCCAGCTCATCAACGGCTCCATCGGATTCGCCCCGGCGCAGGCCAACAGCGTCGTAGACGATAAATTAGATAACAAGCTCTACGCCACGGCGCTGGAAGCGGCCCGCCGTCATTTCAGCCCGGAGTTCATGAATCGTATAGACAAGGTGGTGACGTTCCGCAGCCTCAAGCAACAAGACCTCGGCCAGATACTTGACCTCGAACTCGCCTTAGTCGAGCGCCGGATGACGGAAGGCTTGAGCGCGCAATTCAGTTTCAAGCTCACCGACGAAGCGAGAGAGTTCTTGCTGGTCGAAGGCACGGATTATCAGTACGGCGCGCGCCACCTCAAACGCAGCATAGAGCGATTCCTCGTTCACCCGTTCGCCAACCTTCTCGCGAGCGGGCAGGTGCGAACCGGGGATGCGATTGTCGTTGACAGCAACCAGGCGAGGCGCGGGCTGGCTTTCATGCGCGACGAGTCGGTGGCGAGCATGGCACAAGCGGCTGTGGAGAGAAGTCAAGTTATGCAAACCGGCGGCGACCGCAGCCTTATGGTGGCCTGATTGATCGCCGGTTGCTGCTTGAACCGGGCGGCGGCTCGCGACGAGGCGGGTGACTCCGAGAGTGTCAAATAGTCAGCGCGAAAATATTCGACCACCCGAACGCGTTTTTCACGCGAACTCGATTGAGTCCCGGCTTGAGAGACAATTGACCGGCATCGCCTTTAATCACCAGCCTGGTTCCTGATTTCTTCACTTTGATTTTTCGCGGCGGCGCGACCGTATGGCCGTTGATCTCTAGCTCCAAACCGTCCGCCAATCCGCGAACGCTTAATGTGAGACTCGAACGGTCGAATGAAGCCTTTGTCACCGTCAGCCCGCCTTCCTGAGCTTTGCTGAAATCAACGATTGCTTCGGCGCTTCTATTGCCGGAGCGATCAACTAAAACAACGCTCGCCAGTGACGCTTGTGGGATCGCGCCCAGGCCGCTAACGGTCAATTGAGATTCAACCTGAGTCGAGTTGCCGAACGCTATCGCGAATCTCGACAAGGGGCTAATCGTGCGCCCCGCTTCGTCAAGGATGCTCACTTCAGCCATTTCCAAATCGCCATTGCAATCCGTCGCGGCATAGTCGAGTCCTAAACTGTCGCCTTCGAGATTGGCTCTGAGGTTGAAGATCGCGGGCGCGCGACTGATGGCGCTGCTAGTGGTGCCGCCGGTGACGGTCGCGGTGACGGTGAAATTCGCGTCGCCCTTCCCGAAGTTCGCTATGGCTATGAAGTAAACTCCCTGTCGCAGAGGCGGAGAACTCGACGGCGTGACGGTCACGCTTTCAAAGTTCGCGTCGGTCGCGGACCTGTAATCGCTTACCGGCCTGTAGCCTCCGATCAATATTCTCTGGCCGAACCGGACGAAGAGGTCTACGTCCTGATCCCCGCTTAAATCTATCTTCAACCGAGTAGCGCCTCGCGGGACCGCAATCGAATACTGCGTCCGCGAAAGCACGCCCAGATTCACAGGCGGCGCGGTCAGCCCTCCGGCTTCAGGCCGGCCCGAAATCAAAGGGACGAGCAGCGGGTCAGGGCTGCTGGTCCTATACCCGATGGCGTCGAGAACGCTTATGTCGTTTCCGGTGATCGCCTGATGCTCGCCCGGCCCAATCGTCGGGTCCATGACGCCTATGTATCGCCCCGTGAGAATGTCGTCCTTCCAATGCGACGGCTGTCGGCCATCGCCGCCCGTGCCGTCGGGCCGCCCCGTTGATAACGCCAGCGAATCGTCGCCCGCGTAAAAGCTCTGCTCTCCCCCCGAAGATATTATGCGCGGGGCGGCGGCGATGGCTTCGCCGGTCGAGTCGGGGCGAACCCGGAACAAATCCCATATTGATGGCTCGGCTCCGACGGAAGGGTTAACTTCCTGCTGACCGACGGATGATATGAATCCGAGCACGTGGCCTATCTCGTGCGAAGCCATGCTCTCGAAATCCAGCTTGCCCTGATCAATGCCATCGTCAGGGTCAAAATCAAAATCGAACTTTGAATTGAAACCGATTGCCGGGGGCGGGCCGAAACTGCTCGACTCGGCTTCAGCGTCAGCCACTTGATTGATCAAACCCAGCGCGCGAAGCGTTGCCGACGAAGCCGTCATGGCTGCGGCGTCCCCCTTGTCCGTGCGCACGGCCTTCGCGGGGAGCGAATCGTACGTTGAGATTTCTTCGGAGGTGTAGGCTTCGGAAATCAGGCCGGCCCGGATCGCTGGATAAAGGCAGTTGCCTCGGAGAACCTGCGCGTCAGTGATGCTGACTACCTTATCGTCGAATGGCTCGCCGAATAATGTTGGGCCGAAATCAACGTCTATGACGATAACGGCCTCGGTTTGAATGAACGCCTCCCATCGAACGGCTGCGCGCTTGAAGGCCGCTCGCGCGAGCGGGAAACTCTGCAACTGGGCCGGGCCGCGCAACATTATCTTTAAGCCTGAAGCTTGAGCGCCGGGCTGATCCGAGACCGGCAGCGGCCTGCTTAAGTTCGGGTCGCGCCCTTTGATTCTGCGAGCTTGTTCGGCGCTGGCTTCGAGACAAACGGCTCGCCCGTCAACCATCCTGCGCGCGAAAGTGCCTGACGCGGTCGCGCGTGTCCAGGTGGAAGCATTTGAAGCATTCGAAACGTCGGCCTTGAGGTTGAGAGGAAAGTAGGTCAAGTTGAGGACGAACAGGCAGGCCAGAACCGCAGCGCGCATGGGGTGACGGCGCATAATACCACCTCGCTTATTTGCAGAGCAGTTATCACCGTGGAGTCTGAACGAGGGACAGGTTTGCACCCTGCCGACCCTCATTAGGGGGTATATTGCTAATTCAGCCTTGCTTTCATTTCTCAGGGAGTCCGCAAGAAGCTCTTTAAATCGGTACAAGAATTGCACGCAGTCTCTTTGCAAAAAGCAACGAAGAATCGTACGGAGACGGAGCGCAAAGTATGAGTAGTGAAGTGAAGCAAATGACTGATGAAGAGATTCGCGAGCGCATCATTCGGCTTGGGTTTGACGGGGACCGGCGGCGGTTTGAGGCTTTCCTGGAGAAGCTGCGAGAAGGCTTGCCCCGAGGGACGGGCGTCGCCCTTCGCGGCAGCGTCATCACGAACGAGCGGTATGCTGACGGGCAGCCTTTCGATGCGGACGGAAAAGGTACAAGCGATTTAGACGTAACGCTCATCGGCGGCAAAGCGATGGATTGCTGGGATAAGGACGAATTTTATATCCCGGCGCTGCACACTAAGCCTCTGGGCGACAAGGCCCCGCACATCGCGCCCGATTTGAACCCTCTGCGCGAAGAATTGCAGCGACTGGCGAAGCGGCCAGTGAATTTTCAAGCCACCGCCAACATAATCCTGTTCGGGCGCGACGTGTTGTTCGACGAGCCGTATTTCATATTGATCGAAGCGAGCGAAGATGAGTGATTCTCAAGCCGCTCGGCTACAACATCCCTTGAGCGCTCACGTCGAGGGAAGAAAAGTTTGGAGTGCCGCTTTCAGGCGGAACGCTTCGCAGACATAATCTTCCGCCTGAAGGCCGTGCTCCAAACATATCCCTTCATTGACTCACCACCCGGTTGTAAAAGTGCTTGAGATTACCGTTTTCATTATGTTATAAAGCACGCTGTCAGTAATTGCTTGGCGGAAGAGTGGAGTCAAGACGATCCTCGATTTTCTTCCCACTAAGAAAACAAAAGGTAAAGCACAGACAAGACCAACGAGGTGGTGCGCCTGCGTGCGCGCAATACTCCCTTAGTAAGGCGTTACTCTATCGTCGCCCCGATGGTCTGCGCCGCCCGCTCATCGTTCCCGTGGTGAGAGGGACTGCGTAAAACGAAAACGACACAACTAAGGCCGCCCGCCTTGAAAGAGGAGGTGCGAGCGGCCTCTTACCCATTCTGCGACTCGGAATCGAAAGGAGAAAAGACTTTATGCGTAAGATATGGTTTGTGTTATTCCTGGTTGCTTTGATCGCCCCTTCGATGACAAAGCTCGGCGCGTCGAGCGCTGCCTCGGCGACAAAGATTAGCCCCTGGCAATCCGCCGTCATAGGGTTGCCCAACTACGACATACGCAACGAGGTTGCGGAGGTCGAGAGACTCTCGGCTGCGAAAGCGCCGGGCGAGAGCGCCGGTTTGCAAGCGCGGAAGAACGCGATTGAAAATTTCCGCGCCGCCCTTTCACCTGAAGCCCGCGAAAACCTGCGCTACGAAATCAACGAGGCGGGCGTCCCGAAGGTTTTCTTCAATCTCGCCTCGGCGTTGTCCCGACCCTCGACCGGGTCCGCCGATCAGGTGGCGCGCGCGTTTCTCAGGCAGCACAACGACGTTTTCGGGCTGACGAGGAGTGAAGTGCGCGGCCTGAAACTTGAAAACACGGATAATGATCAGGGCATTACATTCCTGAATTACACTCAGACGATTGATGGCATTTCCGTATTTCAAGGCCAGGTGCAGATGGCCATAGGCGCTGCCGGGGAAGTGCTCAGTGTTATGGAAGGCGCGGTCATCCCGAACGGTGATATCAATACGACCCCGGTTTTGTCTGAAGGGCAGGCGCTCAACCAGGCGTTCAAGTATTCGGGCCGATTGGCCCCCGCCGCGATTGAGATGGTTGAGGCTCGTTCGGAGCGAGGCGGGCGCGCCCGTTTCCGAAACCCGCTAGGCCCCGGCTATGAAGACATACTCTCGGAGCTGGCCGTCATGCGCGTGGGCGACCGGGGCGTGCTCGCCTGGCACTCTTACGTCGAGGCCGGCGCAAGCGAGTGGTACGAGATATGTTTGGACGCGAACACGGGCGCGCTGTTGTTGCGCAATAACCTCTACGCGGACGCGGCGCAGGGAACGGTCGCGACGCGAGACCCGATTTCCACGCCGCGCACGCTACAATCTTTCGTGGGCGACACCGTGATAAATACGGCGGCGGGGTGGATGGGCACTTCGACCGTCACGACAGGCAACAACGTAGAATCGTACCTCGACACGGACGCGAACAACACTCCCGACCCCAACAACACGGCGGGGCTTTCGAACGGGCACGCTTCTTCTGCAACGCAGGATTTCACGTTCCCGTTCACGCTCGGCGTAGACCCGCGCACGCAAAGGCCCGCGTCGGTGACGAACCTCTTCTACTTCTGCAACGTCATGCATGACTTCGTCTACAGGCTCGGCTTCACGGAGTCGGCTGGGAACTTCCAGACCAACAACTTCGGTCGCGGCGGCACGGGTAACGATTCCGTCAGGGCCGAAGCGCAAGACGGGTCGGGCACAAACAACGCCAACTTTGCGACCCCGCCCGAAGGGAGCCGCCCGCGCATGCAGCAGTTCCTCTTCACGCAAGGGACGACCTCTCTCAGCGACGACCGCGACAGTTCGGAAGACGGTGACGTTGTGCTGCATGAGTACGGTCACGGCGTATCGAATCGCCTTGTCGGCGGGCCTGCCAACACTAGCTGCCTCGGCGGCACCCAAGCGGGCGCTATGGGCGAAGGCTGGTCGGATTACTGGGCGATTACTTTCTACAACGATGGCCGCGTAGGCGAGTACGTGACCAACAACACCACTAACGGCATCAGGCGCGCGGCCTACACGGTCCCGGCCAACCCGGTCCACGATTCTTACGCAGACCTCGGCGTCGGGGGATTTGAAGTTCACCGCGACGGGGAAGTCTGGGCCGCTGCCCTGTGGGACCTCCGCGTCACGCTGGGCGCTGCCATAGCCGACCGCATTGTGTTGGAAGGCATGAAATTCACGCCTTGCAGCCCCTCGTTTCTCAACGCCCGCGACGGAATATTGCAAGCCGACCAGAGCATCAACGGCGGCGCGAACAGGTGCAACATCTGGACAGTCTTCGCGCGTCACGGCATGGGCGTGTCGGCGACGGGTAACAACGGGACCACGCACAACGCCGCGACTGATGTCCCGTCAGACTGCGGAGGCGGCGGAGGCGGAACGACCGTCTTCTTCGATAACTTCGAGACCAGCCTGGGCTGGGTGACTAATGCTAATGGCACCGATACGGCAACGACGGGCCAGTGGGAGCGCGGCAACCCGGAGGACACCAACTCTAGCGGGCCGAAGCAACTCGGCACGACCATCAGCGGAGTCAACGACCTGGTGACGGGCAGGCTCGCGGGCGCATCGGCTGGGGTTAACGACATAGACGGCGGCGTGACATCAATTCGCTCGCCCTCAATCACTCTGCCCGCGACGGGCACTCTGACCTTGTCGTTCAGTTTCTATCTGGCGCACGGGAGCAACGCTTCGAGCGCAGACTTTTTGCGAGTAAGTATCGTAAGCGGGGCGACTACCACAACGGTCTTCCAGAGGCTGGGCGCGGCGGCGGATGTAGACGCCGCGTGGGCCTCGACCAGTGTTAGCCTGAACGCCTTCGCCGGTCAGACAGTAACGATTCGAATCGAGGCCGCCGATGCTTCCGGGGCGAGCCTCGTGGAGGCTGGCATTGACGATGTCAGGGTGACAAGACAGTAACAGCAGCATGGACTTTGCGAGAGGCGAGGGTGATTAGCTCTCGCCTCTTTTTTCATGCCGAAGCGCTGCGCGCAGAGACGGGCGGCGACGACCTTCAACACGAATCTTGCGAACTAATTCAAACTCGGCTAATATCAAAAATTCTGAGTCGCGAATGATCTTTAACAATAGAGTCTAAGGCCGGCTCATTCCACGCTTATGACTCGTTCGTCTAGGGGCCTAGGACACCGCCCTTTCACGGCGGTAACACGGGTTCAAATCCCGTACGAGTCATCCTTTCCTATTAAACACTTACAGCTAATTCCGCAATCGCCACATTTGGAGCGGTGACGCTATGGTGACAAGCTTCGCCGAATACCGCATCTAATTTCTCTACTGCGTCAGCTAGAAAAGCAGGACTCAGGTGTTGATACCTCGCGGCCATTCTCAAGTCCTTATGTCCTAGTAACTGAGCTACGGTGTGAATGTCTGCGCCCGACATTCTGAGCCATGAGGCGGCAGTGTGTCTAAGATCGTGAAATCTGAAATCTTCTATCTCAACTGCCTTACAAGTTCGCTGGAAAGCAACGCTAACTTGTTCTGGCGTAAGTAGTGGAAACAGCCTATCCATTGGTCTAGTGTTATGACTAAAGGGCAAAGAAATGAACGCTTGTTCGGCGGATTTATTCAAGTAGATGATTCTACCTTCTCCATTTTTTGTTTGTGGTAGCAGAATCCTATGATGGGCTATATCAACATCGAGCCATCTAAGATTTAGGATTTCGGATCGCCGCATCCCTGTACACACAGCGATAGCAACAATCGGGCGCAGCCAATCAGGACAGGCGCGCATCAATTCTTTAAGTTCAGTAGGTTGAAGATAACGTACACGACCGGCAGGAACTCGCGGAGACTTTATCCCTTGTGCAGGATTAAGAGGTATGATTTCCCACTCTACAGCCAGCCGTAAGAGGTGTTTTAAGACGTTCAACTCTTTTTGAATGGTATGGGCCGATACTTCTCCACTCCTCTTAGTGATATATCGTTGAACATCTAGCCGTCTAATAGCTGATAGCTGACCAGCAAAAAATGTTGAAAGGTGTTTTTCAACTATTCCCTGCTCCCGCTCATAGGCTTTAAGTGACAACCTAGCTTTTTGATGGGATAGAAAACGCGCAGCCACTTCTATAAATGTCTCTTCTCCAGGTGGAGCAAAACCCAAAGTTCTTGCCTGCTCGACTCTGAGCATTTCTGCCGCCCTTGCGTTAGTCGCTTGTGAGAGAGTCTGAGCGTCTGTGCTACGGCGGCGGCGGCGGCCTTGAATATCAGTCCAAGTAATCCAATAGCCAGAGCGATCTTTGCGTTTATAGACTCCATCTCTATCCACCTTCTTACTCTTAGCCACGTCTATTTCCTCCTATTCTTTGCTTTTGGACTTCCAAGTGCCTCTCTCTTATTGTCTTTTTGGACTCGTTGTTGTTTGTATTTCTCTGGGTATTGCTCGCGCCATTTACGAACTCTCCGAATCCCGTTGCACTTCCTTGAACAACAAGGCTGATCTATCCGCCCAGCCCAATAGATATTTTCGCAGATAGTACATTCACGAATACGGCTTGACTCAACACCCACTAGGGCATCCGCTAAGGGAGTTGGCTTTACTACAATCTTCCCCTCTTTATCAGTTCCTAGTGTTGCTAATGCTTGTGTCACAGGCAGCGATAGCTTCTTACCAATTTCCCCTCTAGCAATTTGCCGAAGTATTATTTTTGCCTCTATAAGAAGAGAATATCGAAGATCAAATTCCTGTAGAGTGTCTATGCGTATTGAACCAATAAAATCCTGAACCTCAATAGGTAGTGGTGCAATGATCTTCTTATATCCATTTATCCAATCCTGCGGATCATAGGTTCCTTGTTCAAGGAATGTGGCGAATATTTCTTGGGGAGTTTTGATGTTCGGAGGAAGTAGGTTTACAAGATTAATTAGCTCGCCAAGCTTTTGAGATACTGGCTTGGTGCGTAACACTTGTCGGCGAAAATCATTTTTCATCTGTTGGACTTGTTCCATAGATATATGAAGCGATTTATGATAGCATACAGTCTGTCTTAGCGCAACTGACTAACATAAAGGAGTATTGAATAAGATGGCGACAAGTGTTACAGGTATGGAACCACTGGCGGTTGATTTAGAGCAGGCGTCGAAAATAATTCCGCTCAGTATTCACACGTTACGAGCTTACGAGCGGAAAGGGCTGATCAAAGCGACCCGCGTGGGAAGGCGTGTCCTGATCCCGATTAGTGAGTTGCAGAGGATAGTTAGGGAAGGCATCCAGACCGAAAAATAAGCTCGCTTGACTGAGCGGCAAGCCCTAATAATCAATAAAAAGGCCAGCCCCGCTAGGCTGACCCTTTTCTAAAGATTGAACTTTGTGCCCCTGTAGCTCAACCGGATAGAGCACGCGCCTACTAAGCCGACGATCCCAGTTCGAGCCTGGGCAGGGGCGACCCATTCCATTTTGGTTGGGCCGAGAACATTATACCTCTTCCCGGCCTCAATCTCAATGGCAACCACTAAAATTAATACCGGAGATTACAGATGTCTGCACTTGCTAATCAGGATAAGGAAG from Blastocatellia bacterium encodes:
- a CDS encoding two-component regulator propeller domain-containing protein; the protein is MIPADSQQISRAVCIALLLAALFAAAGEARAERLPIKSYTTADGLAHNRVKRIVHDSHGFLWFCTAGGLSRFDGYQFTSYTVEDGLPAPSSNDLLETSDGLYWIATNSDGVVRFNPLAVARRSAGQAPPPRFTVYAVGPEPATNRVNVLYKDRAGLLWAGTDGGLFYLDESKGDEFQRVQLGIPSHADIQVQVLALAEDHAGSLWVGTTFGLVHRLPDGRIVHYAIQPFDNRDAVAALLADGQGRLWLGHQSGLIVFNPEQVSSLNEGRALSPIATVDARRYTTSGKDLMGLCQTSDGRIWAAEFGGGLIEFNGDASRTYMVAQRKGDRISTFAEDRDGNLWITTDTNGALKITRRGLVNYGEDDGLGQIVGTIFENRAGELYVYSSIWRISRFDGRRFSTIRPALPAGVTDKSWRNNNGFIEDHTGEWWIATRQGLCRFPKVNRFEQLAETPPKAVYTTRDGLSDNDVTRLFEDSRGDIWVASFVPVRESVTRWERRTASFHRYSEADGLRPFVTVLAYCEDAAGDVWLGFREGGLARYRDGRFTLLGPDEGLSAGAINDMYVDPTGRLWVAVGQGGLCRIDDPAADHPHLLTYTKADGLASNIVQNVTGDSTGRIYVLGIRGIDLLDPKTGGIKHYSATDGLTGGEFRAAFRDRTGALWFGTTKGLSRLVPEPERATSPPPVFISGLRVSGEAVSLSELGETAVTGLELGAGQNNIQIDFFALAFGAGEALSYQYKLEGSNADWTPHTAQRTINYANLAPGAYRFLVRAVSADGTFSESPATVAFKILPPFWRRWWFIALAVSLVASVVFAFDRYRVARLRELDGALTESRKLTEQLTTQSAELRKANRSLALEAAVTGIISESATLNDAAPRILQAVCSLAGWDAGELWELDPQTRALRCVAGWNRATDGGAGSADSPNAFGFPVLLGHEVLGVLKLFTTVKQEQDAELLEIMSTIGSHIGQLIDRKRAEEALRKSREDRLAELERVRKRIATDLHDDIGSSLTQITILSEVAHQQAGRGDKRSVEPLARIIKVSNELVDAMSDIVWAINPKKDHLSDLLQRMRRFASDIFTSRNIAFSFQAAPSENDIELGANLRREIFLVFKESVNNVVKHSGCSRAEVEFRVDGEWITLKVSDDGKGFDVAMAADAGGDRASQWRGGNGIMSMRKRASEMGGEFKIVSGKGEGTTSTFSVPVNR
- a CDS encoding NF038122 family metalloprotease, with the protein product MRRHPMRAAVLACLFVLNLTYFPLNLKADVSNASNASTWTRATASGTFARRMVDGRAVCLEASAEQARRIKGRDPNLSRPLPVSDQPGAQASGLKIMLRGPAQLQSFPLARAAFKRAAVRWEAFIQTEAVIVIDVDFGPTLFGEPFDDKVVSITDAQVLRGNCLYPAIRAGLISEAYTSEEISTYDSLPAKAVRTDKGDAAAMTASSATLRALGLINQVADAEAESSSFGPPPAIGFNSKFDFDFDPDDGIDQGKLDFESMASHEIGHVLGFISSVGQQEVNPSVGAEPSIWDLFRVRPDSTGEAIAAAPRIISSGGEQSFYAGDDSLALSTGRPDGTGGDGRQPSHWKDDILTGRYIGVMDPTIGPGEHQAITGNDISVLDAIGYRTSSPDPLLVPLISGRPEAGGLTAPPVNLGVLSRTQYSIAVPRGATRLKIDLSGDQDVDLFVRFGQRILIGGYRPVSDYRSATDANFESVTVTPSSSPPLRQGVYFIAIANFGKGDANFTVTATVTGGTTSSAISRAPAIFNLRANLEGDSLGLDYAATDCNGDLEMAEVSILDEAGRTISPLSRFAIAFGNSTQVESQLTVSGLGAIPQASLASVVLVDRSGNRSAEAIVDFSKAQEGGLTVTKASFDRSSLTLSVRGLADGLELEINGHTVAPPRKIKVKKSGTRLVIKGDAGQLSLKPGLNRVRVKNAFGWSNIFALTI
- a CDS encoding AAA family ATPase, encoding MIVTNNTEMVALDAELRSPLVEEFESKLAGRIVGQGRAVRSLASLYQVFQAGLASPNRPIGTMLFLGPTGSGKTRVAEAAAEILFGSPSAFVKIDCAEFQHSHEIAKLIGSPPGYLGHRETSPMLTEHNLSLYHTERNPFTLVLFDEIEKASDALWKLLLGILDRATLTLGDNRRVDFSQTIIIMTSNLGAKQMGQLINGSIGFAPAQANSVVDDKLDNKLYATALEAARRHFSPEFMNRIDKVVTFRSLKQQDLGQILDLELALVERRMTEGLSAQFSFKLTDEAREFLLVEGTDYQYGARHLKRSIERFLVHPFANLLASGQVRTGDAIVVDSNQARRGLAFMRDESVASMAQAAVERSQVMQTGGDRSLMVA
- a CDS encoding M36 family metallopeptidase — its product is MRKIWFVLFLVALIAPSMTKLGASSAASATKISPWQSAVIGLPNYDIRNEVAEVERLSAAKAPGESAGLQARKNAIENFRAALSPEARENLRYEINEAGVPKVFFNLASALSRPSTGSADQVARAFLRQHNDVFGLTRSEVRGLKLENTDNDQGITFLNYTQTIDGISVFQGQVQMAIGAAGEVLSVMEGAVIPNGDINTTPVLSEGQALNQAFKYSGRLAPAAIEMVEARSERGGRARFRNPLGPGYEDILSELAVMRVGDRGVLAWHSYVEAGASEWYEICLDANTGALLLRNNLYADAAQGTVATRDPISTPRTLQSFVGDTVINTAAGWMGTSTVTTGNNVESYLDTDANNTPDPNNTAGLSNGHASSATQDFTFPFTLGVDPRTQRPASVTNLFYFCNVMHDFVYRLGFTESAGNFQTNNFGRGGTGNDSVRAEAQDGSGTNNANFATPPEGSRPRMQQFLFTQGTTSLSDDRDSSEDGDVVLHEYGHGVSNRLVGGPANTSCLGGTQAGAMGEGWSDYWAITFYNDGRVGEYVTNNTTNGIRRAAYTVPANPVHDSYADLGVGGFEVHRDGEVWAAALWDLRVTLGAAIADRIVLEGMKFTPCSPSFLNARDGILQADQSINGGANRCNIWTVFARHGMGVSATGNNGTTHNAATDVPSDCGGGGGGTTVFFDNFETSLGWVTNANGTDTATTGQWERGNPEDTNSSGPKQLGTTISGVNDLVTGRLAGASAGVNDIDGGVTSIRSPSITLPATGTLTLSFSFYLAHGSNASSADFLRVSIVSGATTTTVFQRLGAAADVDAAWASTSVSLNAFAGQTVTIRIEAADASGASLVEAGIDDVRVTRQ
- a CDS encoding tyrosine-type recombinase/integrase codes for the protein MAKSKKVDRDGVYKRKDRSGYWITWTDIQGRRRRRSTDAQTLSQATNARAAEMLRVEQARTLGFAPPGEETFIEVAARFLSHQKARLSLKAYEREQGIVEKHLSTFFAGQLSAIRRLDVQRYITKRSGEVSAHTIQKELNVLKHLLRLAVEWEIIPLNPAQGIKSPRVPAGRVRYLQPTELKELMRACPDWLRPIVAIAVCTGMRRSEILNLRWLDVDIAHHRILLPQTKNGEGRIIYLNKSAEQAFISLPFSHNTRPMDRLFPLLTPEQVSVAFQRTCKAVEIEDFRFHDLRHTAASWLRMSGADIHTVAQLLGHKDLRMAARYQHLSPAFLADAVEKLDAVFGEACHHSVTAPNVAIAELAVSV